A stretch of DNA from Paenibacillus albus:
GAAGGGATACTCGCAATCCTCCTGCTTCGGATTCACAATGGCGTAAGCATTCGGCAGCACATGAGGCGGCTCGTGGTGATCCGTGACGACAACATCGATGCCTAGCTCATTCGCATAGGCAATTTCGTCTACAGCACTAATTCCAGTATCTACCGTTACGATTAGTGTTACACCTGCTGCCGCTGAAGCTTCCAGCGCCGCTTTGTTAAGGCCATAGCCTTCTCGCGTTCGATGCGGAATATAGTGGTCGAAATTAAGCTCAAGCCGCTGGAACAGATACGTCATGAGTGTCGTGGAAGAGACGCCGTCGGCATCATAATCGCCATAGATCCGCACACGTTCACCGCGTTCGATGGCTTGATGGATGCGCCCTGCCGCAGCTTCCATCCCTTTGAGCAGGAATGGATCGTGCAGGCATTCGATGCCTCCGCTCAGAAACTGTCTGGCGCTATCCACTCGATCATAACCGCGCTGCACGAGCAGTCTAGCGACAAGCGGCGTCAGCGACAACGTTCTGGCCAGAACCGCAGCCCGCGCTTCCCCTTCAATATCGAGCGAAGCAATACTCCATCTCGTTCGTGACTGAATCATTTTCGCGAGATTCCTCCTTTCTGAGCATGAGTACAAAAAAAATCAACGCTGCTGCTATTGCAGTAGCGTCGGGATTTGTTCTTGACTGACTTCATGATTTGTTTTGTACGGGTACCCAGGATCGTAAGGCTCGACATGCACCGTTACTTCGGTCATGTGGCTGAACCGCTTCATCAAGAAATATTTGACCCGTTTGGCAATTTCATTGCCTTCGAGGACGGAGATGCGCGGGTTCACGCTGATGACAACTTCCGCTACGGCATAGTGACCGTGCTCGCGAGCACGGAGCACTTCCACATTGATTACACCTTCCATGCGCTGTACGACCGCCTTCACTTCGGACATGTCCGCAGGCTCTACTTCAAGATACCTGCTGCGCATGACAGCTGCCGATGCGACACGATAACCGCTTGTGAATACGATGACAACGATGATGAGCGAAGCCGCCGGATCAAAATAATATAAGAGCGGCAAATGAAGCGGCTTACCCAGCATAGCGCCACCTGTTCCAACAAATGCTGCTACCGATGCGTACAGATCGGCTCCGCGTTCTTTCATTGGAAACCGAATTTCCTTGACTAGAAAAGCGATCATAACGACGGCTGCTGCTGGCCAGCTCGGTCCGTCATCAACACCATCGGCTATCGATTTGATTGCCGAGATGCCGATTTCAAGTCCGACGATCATGAGCAGCAAGGATACCACCATGCCCGAGCCGGCTTCCAAGCGACCCTTGGAAGCCGAAACCGGAGCATGAGGAGAGCCAAGCTGCCTGCATCTGCGGACACCTGTTAAGGAGACGAACGATGCGGCTGCGTCTGACGCAGATCGGCAAGCGTCTGCAAGCAGCGATTTGCTGCCTGACCATAGGCCGATCCCGCCTTTAACTGCTGCGATACAGACATTGCCGATTAGCCCTGTCCATGCGGCAGACTCTGCATTGGCATAACGTTGGTTCGCTGACATGGACGCCTCCTATTGGGTTGACTTTAAACTTTTAAACTTCTGCATTTCTCTAACAAAGCTCAGCAATTGTCCTATATCCTACTATACTACGAAGCAGCCGGAGACTTGACTGCCGGCTTCGGTTTTTGTTTGTTTTTCAGAACGAGCCAGAGCGGGCTCGCAATGAAGATCGACGAATACGCGCCGCTTACAAGACCGAATAGAATGGCAAGAGAGAACAGCTTGATTGATTCAGAGCCGAAGATGAGCAAGCACACTGCCGCCACAACGACAGTCATGACCGTATTGATGGAACGGACAAGTGTCTGCCAAATACTCACATTTACGACCTTCGCAACATCCTCATGCGTCTTGAGCTTCGCAAAGCGTAAATTCTCGCGCACGCGGTCGAAGATAACGATGGTATCGTTGATTGAATAACCGATAATGGTCAGAACCGCAACAATGAATGGCAGATTCACTTCCAATCGGAAAATCGAGAACAAGCTGATAACGATAAACGCATCATGCAGCAAAGCGACAATCGCCGCTACGGCAAATCGCCATTCGAAACGGATGCTGACATAAATGACAATACCGATGCTTGCTACGAGAACCGCTTTGAGCGCATTCGTTTGAAGCTCTTTGGCGATTTCTACGTCAACGGTATTCACTTCCATCGAAGCTTCTTTATCGAATTTTTCGGAGAAGCCTGCTTTAAGCTCCTTCTCCTTCGCATCAGTCAACACATCGTCGAAACGAAGCGTTACGCGATTGGAGCCGACAGTAAGCCCTGGGCTGCCGAACCCGCCATCGCTAAGAAATTTCTCAATCTCTGCCTTTTGTCCCGACAAATCCTTCTTGAGCGCAATATCTACGCTGGATCCTGCACGGAAGTCAACGCCATAGTTCAGGCCGAACACACCGAGCGTCACGATACCGAGAATCGTAATAATAATCGAGAAAATAAAGAAGTAACGAGCCTTCTTTACAAAATTGAATTTACCTTCGGATACTTGTGCAAATCCACTAAAGCGCACGTACTTCACTCTCCTTCACACCGAATAGTGATTTCTTCTTAATCATGCCGCTGCGAATAATGAGAGACAGAAGCAGACGCGAGAAGAACACGTTAGTCAAGATACTGATGACGATACTGAGAAGCAAGATAACCGCAAAGCCTTTAACGGAACCTACGCCGATAAAGAATAGCACGAGCGCTGCGATAGCCGTCGTAACGTGCGCATCAATGATCGTACGGAACGAATGCTTCGAGCCAGCTTTTTGCGAGGACATGATGCTCTTGCCGCTGCGCATTTCTTCTTTAATCCGCTCGGCCATAATGATATTGGCGTCAACCGCCATACCGATACCGAGGATGAATGCCGCGATACCCGGCAGCGTCAGCGTCGCTCCAATCAAGTTGAAGCCAAGCAGCAGCAGCCAAATATAGACGATAATCGAGAAGCTTGCGATAATGCCCGGAAGACGGTAGAAAATCATCATGAAGAGCAGAATGAGCACTGTGCCGATTGCGCCTGCAAACAACGTTTCTTGCAAGCTCAGCTTACCAAGAGTAGCGCCTACGCTCTGCGTGTACTTCTCCGTCAACTTCAGCGGGAGTGAGCCGAGGTTGATCGTGTTCTTCAGATTGTTCGCTTCATCACGTGTAAAGTTACCAGTGATCGAAGCATCCGTGCTGTCAATTTTCCCGTTTACGTTAGGAGCAGACAGCAGCGTTTCATCAAGATAAATCGCCAATTGGTTATTTGGAGCGAGCTTCGCGATTTTTTCAGTTACATCAGCGAATTGCTTCGCACTCTTGAGTTTGATCGTAATTTCATACTGACCGAGATTCGTTTGCTGAACGTCAGCACCGTTCTGTTTGAAATCGCTGCCGCGAAGCTCGACTTTACAATAGCCCTTGTCGGCCGCAC
This window harbors:
- a CDS encoding cation diffusion facilitator family transporter; translated protein: MSANQRYANAESAAWTGLIGNVCIAAVKGGIGLWSGSKSLLADACRSASDAAASFVSLTGVRRCRQLGSPHAPVSASKGRLEAGSGMVVSLLLMIVGLEIGISAIKSIADGVDDGPSWPAAAVVMIAFLVKEIRFPMKERGADLYASVAAFVGTGGAMLGKPLHLPLLYYFDPAASLIIVVIVFTSGYRVASAAVMRSRYLEVEPADMSEVKAVVQRMEGVINVEVLRAREHGHYAVAEVVISVNPRISVLEGNEIAKRVKYFLMKRFSHMTEVTVHVEPYDPGYPYKTNHEVSQEQIPTLLQ
- the secD gene encoding protein translocase subunit SecD is translated as MKRLLAFIIIVVVSVGVVAGTSNWLFNDVKLGLDLKGGFEILYEAQPIEPGGKVTKDSLIETAKSLEARANATGVAEPEVTTEGTNRIRVKIAGVSDEAKVRDILKKPAELTFRSSDGCAADKGYCKVELRGSDFKQNGADVQQTNLGQYEITIKLKSAKQFADVTEKIAKLAPNNQLAIYLDETLLSAPNVNGKIDSTDASITGNFTRDEANNLKNTINLGSLPLKLTEKYTQSVGATLGKLSLQETLFAGAIGTVLILLFMMIFYRLPGIIASFSIIVYIWLLLLGFNLIGATLTLPGIAAFILGIGMAVDANIIMAERIKEEMRSGKSIMSSQKAGSKHSFRTIIDAHVTTAIAALVLFFIGVGSVKGFAVILLLSIVISILTNVFFSRLLLSLIIRSGMIKKKSLFGVKESEVRAL
- the secF gene encoding protein translocase subunit SecF — encoded protein: MRFSGFAQVSEGKFNFVKKARYFFIFSIIITILGIVTLGVFGLNYGVDFRAGSSVDIALKKDLSGQKAEIEKFLSDGGFGSPGLTVGSNRVTLRFDDVLTDAKEKELKAGFSEKFDKEASMEVNTVDVEIAKELQTNALKAVLVASIGIVIYVSIRFEWRFAVAAIVALLHDAFIVISLFSIFRLEVNLPFIVAVLTIIGYSINDTIVIFDRVRENLRFAKLKTHEDVAKVVNVSIWQTLVRSINTVMTVVVAAVCLLIFGSESIKLFSLAILFGLVSGAYSSIFIASPLWLVLKNKQKPKPAVKSPAAS